From a region of the Helianthus annuus cultivar XRQ/B chromosome 5, HanXRQr2.0-SUNRISE, whole genome shotgun sequence genome:
- the LOC110943016 gene encoding fibrous sheath CABYR-binding protein-like — MTGLLKKRGKKKHKKVAKTLLIDEPEVEEPVVTAEEDPYADIDQVMLNVDDLVTEQAANVDAEKEKVIDDVEGDVNKSTTSSSSSSDEEIDETERLRRIQEATEKEKQLRKRKRQEKDDAAYIPSPEHVSESQSPSSGKKKAGARKRIVSPKIKKVTTKFTKPKIVLKKKSAKEPSKPQTPPHEPTLHQSLIQSPPHQSPPRQPSPPKQPTPPRQPSPLHLSPLHLSPPQ, encoded by the coding sequence ATGACTGGTTTGTTAAAGAAACGAGGAAAGAAAAAGCATAAGAAAGTGGCAAAGACGTTATTGATCGATGAGCCTGAGGTAGAAGAGCCGGTTGTAACTGCGGAAGAAGATCCATATGCTGATATTGATCAAGTGATGTTAAATGTTGATGATTTAGTGACTGAGCAAGCAGCTAATGTGGATGCTGAGAAAGAGAAGGTCATTGATGATGTCGAAGGGGATGTCAATAAAAGTACAACAAGTTCTTCGAGTTCTTctgatgaagaaatagatgagaCTGAACGTCTAAGAAGAATTCAAGAAGCTACAGAGAAAGAGAAACAATTAAGGAAGAGGAAGAGACAGGAGAAAGATGATGCTGCTTATATCCCATCACCTGAACACGTTTCTGAATCTCAATCACCTTCGAGTGGTAAAAAGAAAGCAGGTGCAAGAAAAAGGATTGTATCTCCGAAAATTAAGAAAGTTACCACGAAGTTTACAAAGCCGAAGATTGTTCTGAAAAAGAAGTCGGCCAAAGAACCCAGTAAACCACAAACACCACCACATGAGCCGACACTACATCAATCACTAATACAATCACCACCACATCAATCACCTCCACGACAACCTTCACCTCCAAAACAACCAACTCCACCGAGACAACCTTCACCATTACATCTTTCACCGCTACATCTCTCACCACCACAATAA